In one window of Eggerthella guodeyinii DNA:
- a CDS encoding DUF1667 domain-containing protein — MQFATDIVAFTCICCPLGCRVEVTLDENGQVADVSGYTCKRGAEYAAQEAVAPERMVTAVLCVSGCLEPVSVKTQRPVPKAAMRDVLAAIAALDLSAPVVAGDVLIEDVCGTGVPVVATKSVC, encoded by the coding sequence ATGCAATTCGCCACCGACATCGTCGCCTTCACGTGCATCTGCTGCCCGCTGGGCTGCCGCGTCGAAGTGACGCTCGACGAGAACGGCCAGGTTGCCGACGTTTCCGGCTACACGTGCAAGCGCGGCGCGGAGTACGCGGCGCAGGAGGCCGTCGCGCCCGAGCGCATGGTGACGGCCGTGCTGTGCGTGTCCGGCTGCCTGGAGCCCGTCAGCGTGAAGACGCAGCGACCCGTGCCGAAAGCCGCCATGCGCGACGTGCTGGCCGCCATCGCCGCGCTGGACCTTTCCGCGCCCGTCGTGGCCGGTGACGTGCTCATCGAGGACGTATGCGGCACCGGCGTGCCCGTCGTCGCCACGAAGAGCGTATGCTAG
- a CDS encoding cytochrome c3 family protein has product MRRVLAGLVVVSLAAGTLCLGCASSQNAGGSAPASQKELAAAWPLSNESHVANNMKCGACHDEEDPTQGAAAVTADTCLSCHGSYERVAERTAAIGEDVNPHDNFHYDMQLDCTTCHKSHGESVNLCLSCHDADLWMNDIP; this is encoded by the coding sequence GTGAGAAGAGTACTAGCAGGCTTGGTCGTCGTTTCGCTTGCGGCGGGAACACTCTGCCTCGGGTGCGCGAGCAGCCAAAACGCCGGGGGTTCCGCCCCTGCGAGCCAAAAGGAGCTGGCAGCCGCCTGGCCGCTCAGCAATGAGAGCCACGTCGCCAACAACATGAAGTGCGGCGCCTGCCACGACGAAGAGGACCCGACACAGGGGGCGGCCGCGGTCACCGCCGACACATGTCTTTCGTGCCACGGAAGCTACGAGAGGGTGGCCGAGCGGACGGCCGCCATCGGCGAGGACGTCAACCCTCACGACAATTTCCACTACGACATGCAGCTCGATTGCACCACCTGCCACAAGAGCCACGGCGAGTCCGTCAACCTCTGCTTGAGCTGCCACGACGCCGACCTCTGGATGAACGACATCCCGTAG
- a CDS encoding helix-turn-helix domain-containing protein, which yields MGMTQRQMLGSRVRTLREGQGLTQGQLAAMIGNNTKQYISALEKGDKNATIDVLCRIAKALDVSVRDLIDF from the coding sequence ATGGGAATGACACAGAGACAGATGCTCGGCAGCAGGGTCCGCACGCTGCGCGAGGGGCAGGGCCTGACGCAGGGTCAGTTGGCCGCCATGATCGGCAACAACACCAAGCAGTACATCTCAGCCCTGGAAAAAGGTGACAAGAACGCCACCATCGACGTGCTGTGCCGGATCGCGAAAGCTCTTGACGTGAGCGTGCGCGACCTGATCGACTTCTAG
- the rplT gene encoding 50S ribosomal protein L20, which translates to MPRVKRAVSAHKKRRTVLNRAKGYYGAKSRSYRAAKEQVQHSLQYMYRDRRNKKREIRRLWITRINAAARINGMSYSVLMNGLKKAGVTLDRKVLSDMAINDPAAFTAITEVAKKAL; encoded by the coding sequence ATGCCTCGTGTCAAGCGCGCAGTCAGCGCCCATAAGAAGCGTCGTACCGTCCTCAACCGCGCCAAGGGCTACTACGGTGCGAAGTCCCGTTCCTACCGTGCCGCGAAGGAGCAGGTGCAGCATTCGCTCCAGTACATGTACCGCGACCGCCGCAACAAGAAGCGCGAGATCCGTCGCCTCTGGATCACCCGCATCAACGCGGCCGCCCGCATCAACGGCATGAGCTACTCGGTGCTCATGAACGGCCTCAAGAAGGCCGGCGTCACGCTGGACCGCAAGGTGCTGTCCGACATGGCCATCAACGACCCCGCGGCGTTCACCGCCATCACCGAGGTCGCCAAGAAGGCCCTGTAG
- a CDS encoding FAD-dependent oxidoreductase, with protein sequence MDRKCFLKTSLVAAAATVASVAGAGRAFASPAQQAGETEGFDEIVDVVVVGSGLAGTVAAVAAAETGSTTLLLEKMDQLGGTSRVSGLNFACAGSDEQAAEGIEDDPESLYQDMRKVAEDYGDPELARTVASKSAEFYRFLTERGVVFKQFKNGGGHSVKRILWAGGGRFLLDPLCAHAEKNLADALETRTRCKVDDLIMRDGRVVGVSVREQYSFRYDDPETDDAENASGQARRIGARKGVVFATGGYARDKELLRAESAILAQADSMTNPGATSGTLKMLTSHGAQAVNLSLFRLSYPIPTEDVCWGMLVNPDGERFVNELGSRNDLGVIILKEMLDHDGKPPLLVYDSVGVELFRDKQRLEMSLAGRNFKNGSMYAFDTVEEVAEHFGYEPAVLAAAVDRYNRMFDGGTDEDFGKDMGALNGAALKQPPFYAMNLIPNNNYTPGGVRIDTSARVLDVDGNPIDGLYAAGEASGGVHGAQRLAACSCPDCGAFGMIAGREAAKREPVEL encoded by the coding sequence ATGGACAGGAAATGCTTTCTGAAAACCAGCCTGGTCGCCGCAGCCGCCACCGTCGCGTCGGTTGCCGGTGCGGGCCGGGCTTTCGCCTCGCCCGCGCAGCAGGCCGGCGAAACCGAGGGCTTCGACGAAATCGTCGACGTCGTGGTCGTGGGAAGCGGCCTCGCAGGCACGGTTGCCGCAGTAGCCGCCGCGGAAACCGGCAGCACGACCCTACTGCTGGAGAAGATGGACCAGCTCGGCGGAACCTCACGCGTGAGCGGGCTGAACTTCGCCTGCGCCGGAAGCGACGAGCAGGCCGCCGAAGGCATCGAGGACGACCCGGAATCGCTCTACCAGGATATGAGGAAGGTGGCCGAAGACTACGGCGACCCCGAGCTCGCCCGCACGGTCGCTTCGAAGTCGGCGGAATTCTACCGATTCCTCACCGAGCGCGGCGTCGTCTTCAAGCAGTTCAAGAACGGCGGCGGTCACAGCGTCAAGCGCATACTGTGGGCGGGAGGCGGACGTTTCCTCCTCGATCCCCTCTGCGCCCATGCCGAGAAGAACCTCGCTGACGCCCTCGAGACGAGAACGCGCTGCAAGGTGGACGACCTCATCATGCGCGACGGCAGGGTCGTCGGCGTGTCGGTTCGGGAGCAGTACTCGTTTCGCTACGACGATCCGGAAACGGACGATGCCGAGAACGCGAGCGGACAAGCGCGTCGCATCGGGGCGCGGAAAGGCGTGGTCTTCGCGACAGGCGGCTACGCGCGCGACAAAGAGCTGCTGCGCGCCGAAAGCGCCATCCTCGCCCAAGCCGACTCCATGACCAACCCCGGCGCGACCTCGGGGACGCTGAAGATGCTGACGTCCCACGGCGCGCAGGCGGTGAACCTTTCCCTATTCCGCCTCTCCTACCCCATCCCCACCGAGGACGTGTGCTGGGGCATGCTCGTGAACCCCGACGGCGAACGCTTCGTCAACGAGCTGGGAAGCCGAAACGACCTCGGCGTCATCATCTTGAAGGAGATGCTGGACCACGACGGAAAGCCTCCGCTGCTCGTATACGACTCCGTGGGCGTCGAGCTGTTCCGCGACAAGCAGCGCCTCGAGATGTCCCTCGCCGGGAGGAACTTCAAGAACGGCAGCATGTACGCGTTCGACACCGTCGAGGAGGTCGCCGAGCATTTCGGCTACGAGCCCGCGGTGCTCGCTGCGGCAGTCGACCGCTACAACCGGATGTTCGACGGGGGAACGGACGAAGACTTCGGCAAGGACATGGGCGCCTTGAACGGAGCCGCTCTCAAGCAGCCGCCGTTCTACGCCATGAACCTGATCCCGAACAACAACTACACGCCCGGCGGGGTGCGCATCGACACGTCGGCGCGCGTGCTCGACGTGGACGGCAACCCCATCGACGGCCTCTACGCCGCAGGCGAGGCCTCGGGCGGCGTGCACGGAGCGCAGCGGCTCGCCGCCTGTTCGTGCCCCGATTGCGGCGCGTTCGGCATGATCGCCGGCAGAGAAGCGGCGAAGCGGGAGCCCGTAGAGCTGTGA
- a CDS encoding FAD-dependent oxidoreductase: protein MDTEPLQSVDVAIVGAGVAGSTAARALARWRLSVVVLEAGNDVACGATRANSGIVHAGHDPLPGTLKARFNVEGSRLFPQWADDLGFSYVRNGSLVLAFSDEELASVCRLVARAAENGVEGVRELDAAAVRALEPQASPLVRGGLLAETGAICDPYEVALFSAEQAALHGAAFRFNERVVSVERLAPERAAALAADAAPPARYLLVASSGARYAARAVVNAAGVFADELNNAVSAHRLRVAARRGEYCLYDTEYGPLFSRTVFQAPSSAGKGVLVTPTVHGNLLVGPNAVEQASKTDLSTSAEGLRFVLDSAKKTWPDVSARGMIANFAGLRASNADGDDFVIGEPDDAPGFFNIACFDSPGLTSAPAVAEHVARAVAEQLGAEPNEAFRARRERCKPFAERDEAERERAIEADPRWGHIVCRCCEVTEAELVAALHGPLPVLSLDALKWRTRAMMGRCHGGFCSPEIARIVARETGVAPDALDKRLAGSPVVATARPGYAELAGAGAPAAERGGAEAPKGARELYDVAVVGGGAAGIAAAQAAARQGARVLLLDREEKLGGILKQCVHNGFGLHRFGVELTGPEYAQREIDALAAEGAVDVLAGASVTSVDPGVPGDGAGAPLTVHAVDARGAHAYRARSVVLATGSRERGLGALNMAGARPSGVFSAGSAQNFMNLQGCLPGRRAVILGSGDIGLIMARRLASQGAEVVGVHELMPHPSGLRRNVVQCLDDFGIPLHLSSTVTRLEGEGRLSAVYVSRVDPETIQAIPGTEQRIACDTLLLSVGLLPENEVAKSAGVGLDPVTGGARVDNRLATDVPGVFACGNALHVHDLVDHASQEGERAGSAAAAHAMREGAAGAADVALGDAGAGIPVMAGEGVRYVVPQTVDAATPSDEKLMLSLRVTRTVNEPRFIVEGIDAAGRVRELKRAKTMIAVPAEMVLVTVPAGAAAGCSAVRVRVEGRDAAAAPASDAGIAGGGAD from the coding sequence ATGGATACCGAACCTCTTCAGAGCGTCGACGTTGCGATCGTGGGAGCGGGCGTTGCCGGATCGACGGCAGCGCGCGCCTTGGCGCGTTGGCGCCTGTCCGTCGTGGTGCTGGAAGCGGGCAACGACGTGGCCTGCGGCGCGACCCGCGCGAACTCCGGCATCGTGCACGCCGGGCACGACCCGCTGCCCGGAACGCTCAAGGCGCGCTTCAACGTGGAAGGGTCGAGGCTGTTCCCGCAATGGGCTGACGACCTGGGATTCTCCTATGTGCGCAACGGCTCGCTCGTGCTCGCGTTCTCCGACGAGGAGCTGGCGTCCGTGTGCCGCCTCGTGGCGCGCGCGGCCGAGAACGGCGTGGAGGGCGTGCGCGAGCTGGACGCCGCTGCGGTGCGGGCGCTTGAGCCGCAGGCGAGCCCGCTCGTGCGCGGCGGCTTGCTGGCCGAGACGGGGGCCATCTGCGACCCGTACGAGGTGGCGCTGTTCTCGGCGGAGCAGGCGGCGCTGCACGGCGCGGCGTTCCGCTTCAACGAGCGCGTCGTGTCCGTCGAGCGCCTGGCGCCTGAGCGCGCTGCGGCGCTCGCCGCCGATGCGGCGCCTCCGGCGCGCTACCTGCTGGTCGCCTCCTCGGGCGCGCGTTACGCTGCGCGCGCGGTGGTGAACGCCGCCGGCGTGTTCGCCGACGAGCTGAACAACGCCGTGAGCGCGCACCGCCTGCGCGTCGCGGCCCGGCGCGGCGAGTACTGCCTCTACGACACCGAGTACGGCCCGCTGTTCTCCCGCACGGTGTTCCAGGCTCCGTCGTCGGCGGGCAAGGGCGTGCTCGTGACGCCGACCGTGCACGGCAACCTGCTCGTGGGGCCGAACGCGGTGGAGCAGGCGAGCAAGACCGACCTGTCGACGAGCGCGGAGGGCCTGCGGTTCGTGCTGGACTCCGCGAAGAAGACCTGGCCCGACGTCAGCGCGCGCGGCATGATCGCGAACTTCGCGGGCCTGCGCGCTTCGAACGCCGACGGAGACGACTTCGTCATCGGCGAGCCGGACGACGCGCCCGGGTTCTTCAACATCGCCTGCTTCGACTCGCCGGGGCTCACCTCGGCGCCGGCCGTGGCCGAGCACGTGGCGCGCGCGGTGGCCGAGCAGCTGGGGGCCGAGCCCAACGAGGCGTTCCGGGCCCGACGCGAGCGCTGCAAGCCGTTCGCCGAGCGCGACGAAGCCGAACGGGAGCGCGCCATCGAGGCCGACCCGCGCTGGGGGCATATCGTGTGCCGCTGCTGCGAGGTGACCGAGGCCGAGCTCGTGGCCGCGCTGCACGGGCCGCTGCCGGTGCTGTCGCTCGACGCGCTCAAGTGGCGCACGCGCGCGATGATGGGGCGCTGCCACGGCGGGTTCTGCTCGCCGGAGATCGCGCGCATCGTGGCGCGGGAGACCGGCGTGGCACCCGATGCGCTGGACAAGCGCCTGGCAGGCTCGCCGGTGGTGGCGACGGCGCGCCCCGGCTACGCGGAGCTGGCGGGCGCGGGCGCGCCGGCCGCCGAGCGCGGCGGCGCCGAGGCGCCGAAGGGCGCGCGCGAGCTGTACGACGTGGCGGTGGTGGGCGGCGGTGCCGCCGGCATCGCCGCAGCCCAGGCCGCTGCGCGGCAGGGTGCGCGCGTGCTGCTGCTCGACCGCGAGGAGAAGCTGGGCGGCATCCTCAAGCAGTGCGTGCACAACGGCTTCGGGCTGCACCGCTTCGGCGTGGAGCTGACGGGGCCGGAGTACGCGCAGCGCGAGATCGACGCGCTCGCGGCGGAAGGCGCGGTGGACGTGCTGGCGGGGGCCAGCGTGACGTCCGTCGATCCGGGCGTTCCGGGAGACGGTGCAGGCGCGCCGCTCACGGTGCACGCGGTGGACGCGCGCGGCGCGCATGCGTACCGTGCGCGCTCCGTGGTGCTGGCCACCGGCTCGCGCGAGCGCGGGCTGGGCGCGCTCAACATGGCGGGCGCCCGTCCGTCGGGCGTGTTCTCGGCGGGCAGCGCGCAGAACTTCATGAACCTGCAGGGATGCCTGCCCGGTCGGCGCGCGGTCATCCTCGGCTCGGGCGACATCGGGCTCATCATGGCGCGCCGCCTGGCGTCCCAGGGCGCCGAGGTCGTCGGCGTGCACGAGCTCATGCCGCATCCGTCGGGCCTGCGCCGCAACGTGGTGCAGTGCCTCGACGACTTCGGCATCCCGCTGCACCTCAGCTCGACGGTGACCCGCTTGGAAGGGGAGGGCCGCCTGAGCGCGGTGTACGTGTCGCGCGTGGATCCCGAGACGATCCAGGCGATTCCCGGTACGGAGCAGCGCATCGCGTGCGACACGCTGCTGCTGTCGGTGGGCCTGCTGCCCGAGAACGAGGTGGCGAAGTCGGCCGGGGTGGGGCTCGACCCCGTCACGGGCGGCGCGCGCGTGGACAACCGCCTGGCGACCGACGTGCCCGGCGTGTTCGCGTGCGGCAACGCGCTGCACGTGCACGATCTGGTGGACCATGCGTCGCAGGAGGGCGAGCGCGCGGGTTCCGCGGCAGCCGCCCATGCGATGCGGGAGGGCGCGGCCGGCGCCGCCGATGTCGCGCTCGGCGACGCGGGAGCCGGCATCCCCGTGATGGCGGGCGAGGGCGTGCGCTACGTCGTGCCGCAGACCGTCGACGCCGCCACGCCATCCGACGAGAAGCTCATGCTGTCGCTGCGCGTGACGCGCACGGTGAACGAGCCGCGCTTCATCGTGGAAGGCATCGACGCCGCGGGCCGGGTGCGCGAGCTCAAGCGCGCGAAGACGATGATCGCCGTGCCCGCCGAGATGGTGCTCGTCACCGTCCCCGCCGGCGCCGCGGCGGGCTGCTCGGCCGTGCGCGTGCGCGTGGAGGGCCGCGACGCGGCTGCGGCGCCTGCGAGCGACGCGGGCATCGCAGGGGGAGGGGCCGACTGA
- a CDS encoding DEAD/DEAH box helicase: protein MKQFNELGLSDQALQAVARLGYEAPTPVQEQAIPLALEGRDLIAAAKTGTGKTAAFSLPSLDRLGHAKGGQGPLMLVVTPTRELAQQIGEVCTAIAASTHHRILTVVGGLSYTPQINKLKHGVDILIATPGRLVDLMEQGAVRLGDVEVLVLDEADRMLDMGFWPAMKKIIGATPSSRQTLLFSATIDASIKNSVGKLLHDPAFVEIAHKGETADTVDQYVVHVAQTLKPALLKALLAEKGAERVIVFARTRSRADSTCRRLKRAGYTVEAIHSDRSQAQRRRALDNFANGKTGVLVATDVLARGIDVEEVDYVVNFDLPTQPEDYVHRIGRTGRAGAAGFAVSFVSPETADALRDIEKLIKRPIPVMEVASFDAEQAAEEAAGKAARADARRDPEIKQASKEMAARERKKAKAREQGQADAPAAGSKRPPAKKKPSGGQGGQPNRPQGPQGKKPNAPQGGAPKKRGGSDLRPGRAHRAAVAQQRGKRSR, encoded by the coding sequence ATGAAGCAATTCAACGAACTCGGCCTGTCCGACCAGGCTTTGCAAGCCGTCGCGCGCCTGGGCTACGAAGCGCCCACGCCCGTCCAGGAGCAGGCCATCCCGCTGGCGCTCGAAGGGCGCGACCTCATCGCCGCCGCCAAGACCGGCACCGGCAAGACCGCGGCCTTCTCGCTGCCCTCGCTCGACCGCCTCGGGCACGCCAAGGGCGGCCAGGGCCCGCTCATGCTCGTGGTCACGCCCACGCGCGAGCTGGCCCAGCAGATCGGCGAGGTGTGCACGGCCATCGCCGCGTCCACGCATCACCGCATCCTCACCGTGGTGGGCGGCCTGTCCTACACCCCGCAGATCAACAAGCTGAAGCACGGCGTGGACATCCTCATCGCCACGCCGGGGCGCCTCGTGGACCTCATGGAGCAGGGCGCCGTGCGCCTCGGCGACGTGGAGGTGCTCGTGCTCGACGAGGCCGACCGCATGCTGGACATGGGCTTCTGGCCGGCCATGAAGAAGATCATCGGCGCCACGCCCTCCTCGCGCCAGACGCTGCTGTTCTCGGCCACCATCGACGCGTCCATCAAGAACAGCGTGGGCAAGCTGCTGCACGACCCGGCGTTCGTCGAGATCGCGCACAAGGGCGAGACGGCCGACACCGTGGACCAGTACGTCGTCCACGTGGCGCAGACGCTCAAGCCGGCGCTGCTCAAGGCGCTGCTGGCCGAGAAGGGCGCCGAGCGCGTCATCGTGTTCGCCCGCACGCGCAGCCGCGCCGACTCCACGTGCCGCCGCCTCAAGCGCGCCGGCTACACCGTGGAGGCCATCCACTCCGACCGCAGCCAGGCGCAGCGCCGCCGCGCGCTCGACAACTTCGCCAACGGCAAGACCGGCGTGCTCGTGGCCACCGACGTGCTGGCGCGCGGCATCGACGTGGAGGAGGTGGACTACGTCGTGAACTTCGACCTGCCCACCCAGCCCGAGGATTACGTGCACCGCATCGGCCGTACGGGCCGCGCGGGCGCCGCGGGCTTCGCCGTGTCGTTCGTCAGCCCCGAGACCGCCGACGCGCTGCGCGACATCGAGAAGCTCATCAAGCGGCCCATCCCCGTCATGGAGGTGGCCTCGTTCGATGCCGAGCAGGCCGCCGAGGAAGCGGCCGGCAAGGCAGCCCGCGCCGACGCGCGCCGCGACCCCGAGATCAAGCAGGCCTCTAAGGAGATGGCCGCGCGCGAGCGCAAGAAGGCCAAGGCCCGGGAGCAGGGCCAGGCCGACGCTCCGGCGGCGGGCAGCAAGCGCCCGCCCGCGAAGAAGAAGCCGTCGGGCGGCCAGGGCGGCCAGCCCAACCGCCCGCAAGGCCCGCAGGGCAAGAAGCCGAACGCCCCGCAGGGCGGCGCGCCGAAGAAGCGCGGCGGCTCCGACCTGCGCCCCGGCCGCGCCCACCGCGCCGCCGTCGCCCAGCAGAGGGGCAAGCGCAGCAGGTAG
- a CDS encoding NifB/NifX family molybdenum-iron cluster-binding protein codes for MRIAVASEGLAVSPYFGHCASFTCYKIERGIIVECQNMPNPHQSPARIAAVLRELDVTAVITGIIERDAVEALEAADIEVVANEEGSARDAAEAYLAHTLIGADEWHNDEETLNALEA; via the coding sequence ATGAGGATAGCGGTGGCAAGCGAGGGGCTGGCGGTCTCGCCCTACTTTGGGCACTGCGCGAGCTTCACCTGCTACAAGATCGAACGGGGCATCATCGTCGAATGCCAGAACATGCCGAACCCCCATCAAAGCCCGGCCCGCATCGCCGCCGTGCTGCGCGAGCTCGACGTGACGGCGGTCATCACCGGCATCATCGAGCGCGACGCCGTGGAGGCGCTGGAAGCGGCCGACATCGAGGTGGTGGCCAACGAGGAGGGAAGCGCCCGCGATGCGGCCGAGGCGTACCTGGCCCACACCCTCATCGGCGCCGACGAATGGCACAACGACGAGGAGACCCTCAACGCCCTCGAAGCGTGA